The DNA sequence GCTCATCGCCACTAGTCTCACCGATCAGGTTTCGTGGGGGGCCTATATTGCCAACTTCACCTACATTGTTGGTTTGGCGGCTGCCGCCGTAATGCTTGTCATTCCGGCCTATATCTACAAAATCAAGGCCATGAAAGAAGTTGTAATCATTGGTGAAATGTTTGCACTTTCTGCTATTGTCATGTGTCTGCTTTTTGTAACGGTGGATATCGGTCGACCCGACCGCATGTGGCATCTCATGCCCTTGATCGGTCGCATGAACTGGCCTATCTCCATGCTGACTTGGGATGTCATTGTGCTCAACGGTTACCTGCTCTTGAATTTGCATATTCCTGGTTACATGCTCTACAAAAAATACAAAGATGAACCTCTAACGCCTCTTTACTATAAACCGTTCGTTTACATTTCAGTCTTCTGGGCGGTCAGCATTCATACGGTGACTGCCTTCTTATACTGTGGTCTAGGAGGCAAACCTTTTTGGAACTCGGCCATTGTGGCCCCCCGATTTTTGGTCTCAGCGTTTGCTGTGGGTCCCAGTTTTATTTTTCTCTCCTTGCAACTGATTGAGAAATTTTCGACTTTTAAGGTCCCTAAAGAAGCTTATAAGATCTTGAATCGCATTGTTGCCGTCACCTTAAACCTGAACTTATTGTTTCTAATTTGTGAAGTTTTCAAGGAATTCTATACAGGGGCGCACACGCTCTCAGCAGAGTATCTTTTCTTTGGTTTGGAAGGGCACTATACCTTAACCCCTTTCATCTGGACGGCCATCCTGTTCAA is a window from the Deltaproteobacteria bacterium genome containing:
- the nrfD gene encoding polysulfide reductase NrfD — encoded protein: MISQVIKGPKIYYAWLGILSLFILLGVEGYSEQLRTGLIATSLTDQVSWGAYIANFTYIVGLAAAAVMLVIPAYIYKIKAMKEVVIIGEMFALSAIVMCLLFVTVDIGRPDRMWHLMPLIGRMNWPISMLTWDVIVLNGYLLLNLHIPGYMLYKKYKDEPLTPLYYKPFVYISVFWAVSIHTVTAFLYCGLGGKPFWNSAIVAPRFLVSAFAVGPSFIFLSLQLIEKFSTFKVPKEAYKILNRIVAVTLNLNLLFLICEVFKEFYTGAHTLSAEYLFFGLEGHYTLTPFIWTAILFNVVATVIYSSRKFNKKTLLLNIGAGLAIVGIWIEKGMGMIVTGFIPTPIGDIIEYSPSRVEIQVCLGIWATGFFLFTLLLKAVIPIETGTIGAKKHDLMLDPWNSKKAPPPPSWEK